In a single window of the Drosophila miranda strain MSH22 chromosome XL, D.miranda_PacBio2.1, whole genome shotgun sequence genome:
- the LOC108158271 gene encoding uncharacterized protein LOC108158271 produces MKSTRSQKGHFLFFLASEVLRFVMDRLLLDLIRFQFPVVFSGYFGFHYRIARSVGYVPFLSLSLSLSVSLSLHIFPHCFLTVSSISLFLFVFLSLSFLSLVQLIFVLVSFAWLDESENSLGSPFCTSGSGGVGRGGAPPLGGGSFRFVLTSIRCRVFSSSLFSVCRSSVWQIFLLFSCLCRCFGHYNFPSHVRVSVTISTSLYPPPNPDVQIHFSLSLSRPLPRLRSHTLRQWTVIVCVHFHFHLRFRSDCVALLDAKQQQQQNSSHALPKCPKNSPNCQKKSKERARDRGTGRESKLEPGQENGQPETDRQQKPEKEKEEGNRKRWEEKQEARWKAKRNKKRKKIFP; encoded by the coding sequence ATGAAGAGTACACGATCACAGAAGGGacactttttgttttttctagCTTCAGAAGTGTTGAGGTTCGTAATGGATCGGTTATTATTGGATCTGATCCGGTTCCAGTTTCCAGTTGTATTTTCAGGGTACTTCGGGTTTCATTATCGTATCGCTCGATCGGTGGGCTACGTTCcgttcctctctctctctctctctctctctgtctctctctctctccacaTCTTTCCTCACTGTTTCCTCACTGTTTCCTCTAtctctctgtttctgtttgtgtTTCTATCTCTATCTTTCCTCTCTCTGGTTCAGCTGATCTTCGTTTTGGTCTCATTTGCATGGTTGGACGAGTCCGAAAATTCTCTGGGAAGTCCCTTTTGTACAAGTGGGTCGggaggggtggggaggggaggggctCCCCCTCTGGGAGGAggctcgtttcgtttcgttctcACGTCCATCCGCTGCCGCGTCTTCTCTTCTTCGCTCTTCTCCGTCTGTCGCTCCTCTGTGTGGCAAATTTTCCTTCTTTTTTCTTGTCTCTGTCGCTGCTTTGGTCATTATAATTTTCCATCCCATGTGCGGGTAAGCGTGACCATTTCGACTTCATTATACCCCCCGCCAAACCCCGACGTGCAGATccacttctctctctctctctctcgaccCCTACCCCGCCTTCGCTCCCACACTCTCAGGCAATGGACTGTCATCGTGTGtgtccatttccatttccatctcCGTTTCCGTTCCGATTGTGTCGCTCTTTTGGATGccaagcaacaacaacaacaaaatagcTCTCACGCTTTGCCAAAATGTCCAAAAAATTCGCCAAATTGCCAGAAGAAGAGtaaagagagagcgagagacagAGGGACAGGGAGAGAATCAAAGCTAGAACCAGGGCAAGAGAATGGACAGCCAGAGACAGATCGACAGCAAAAGccagaaaaagaaaaggagGAAGGAAATAGAAAGAGATGGGAAGAAAAGCAAGAAGCCCGAtggaaagccaaacgaaataagaaaagaaaaaaaatatttcccTGA
- the LOC108158260 gene encoding AF4/FMR2 family member 4 isoform X2: MRLKETTKKPATVATATTAAAPPPLGLSLSGDFLKTLHIATPQQQQQHYQHLQHSQRPHYLQLQLQQQHQHQRCSSVGSTSSSGTCETERSNLSSASSSSSLSPAASVFAMMQGPAEGAAAGTGTGGMGAGGTGTGPGLGPGPGQGPQEDATAAAVLAANIAESFTFLQQHAAHHFRDILYAAHMLGRGYYQPAGPLISPHVIAGGPPPPPSQQQQQQQQQQHHLLQQQSLKKLQEEESGSGSPTQLQQLQLQQQQAAEAAEQAAAAAAAAAAAAAAAASQSQHQPHQPQPQHLLQHQHQQQQQQPPQPQPYPASAVAAAAAAAAGHPGVPYSRSMHAAQMHYTTAYPPNYYSPYPGEVMCYSPPAYQPYFTSKVYQTGPPPPGHHPGVHQPPPPPGAYRRYPYYQHAGPPHPPTHPELYEQQQPPPPPQAASQATSPQQQQQQQQQQQQGTSVGGVGVGPAGSQLVPAHHHHQQQQQHQQQQHQQQQQQLQQQQLQQQQLQQQQAHQPPHLEHYPGPPSYYAGYSPGGAGSAAGQCYTRGLQGPYMEYPPQCPCPMQQSCPKNVHTGPHIGSNISSNNISQQNNSNSSSSNNNISSSSSNSKTASSSSCSTMLQGSMNSSSSSSPSPAATTAAATATSLNTSRGPVKNATKNNMNNSSNNSSSSSSESYACNSNSNSNTEALATNTRATAATNTEETNTAEMRATAATNTEEMRATAATNTEEMRATAESTRATAATNTETQTATAVAVATATTNNMGTQCQMLVKTELKSDPSHPQVAQKMQYEAHVMPPPTPPESYCASDDKLLEDQDQETEMELVLGMGMGMGMGMGMDLGLTLEKGHSHREQHIEAYDLTSSTPPPPSLQSAGTGEAGAAAAAVPAGGAKAGAGVGGVQRKARIGKSMAREMVFAAQQQQKQQQQPKQQEHQQQKQQQEQEEKKQQLDLEQEKHSGAGAGAGAGAEPELPFVLKAEIKAETKIKIEQDDGRLANSTPHISQLPDLKPTIKTEPEAESEPEPEPETQPELKVPEEAEAPAPSKQRINLLASSSGKPPKTHHSYKSLIKQAEPRNYLCPGRTFVRRLGRAPAKYAKRRQLLLAQRQQQRIRAQKREKLKQQRQERQQQSEAEAAATAEAAEDAAGEAAAAAAAGFSGQEELKNLTSGSVSSPKRARPRKQEIAALHLLEGLDTSHSRGYFSDPELNSCRSQVQVQGKVGSGGIYAAPSPLLTAHAAPQPAAEKRSKSETKKPLPSSTEQPPAKKSRKQGNSKAKAKGKKVTAASAEEGGAEAGAASAEESATAATTSTAAAGASSTSASASPPSTETNNNEYQTADLQAQKLEQQQQHSEEQHKFLVPTAAAAAAAAAAATVASSVMPTATPATTSVSTSRQSQHTTHTKRARSRCKFGNRKRQKHRPGGVSYELDETQPPATKANVVPKWNNGWMWAGKAFQGAVFLNSDDPLVLRTCYPAMRHVEGDIIRTRDCVLLKANEDNELPYVAKVAHLWQNPEDGEMMMSLLWYYRPEHTDQGRQRNDCPDEVYASRHRDHNSVACIEDKCYVLTFSEYCRYRRRLRAAEEDVEDVSIVPRRPCSTIANGNATASATSTAIVNCYPVRTVPEHTNPELVMFCRRAYEFRTRRLLKLPQKSALAAFSHS; encoded by the exons ATGCGCCTAAAAGAGACAACAAAAAAGCCAGCAACAGTCGCaactgcaacaacagcagcagcaccgccgCCACTGGGACTGTCCCTCTCTGGAGATTTCCTCAAAACGCTTCACATTGCaacgccgcagcagcagcagcaacactaCCAGCACTTGCAACATTCACAGAGGCCGCATTATCTgcagctgcaactgcaacagcagcatcagcaccagcGCTGCTCCAGCGtgggcagcaccagcagcagcggcaccTGTGAAACAGAACGCTCCAACCTTTCGTCggcctcctcttcctcctcgcTGTCGCCGGCAGCTTCTGTCTTTGCCATGATGCAGGGTCCGGCCGAAGGAGCTGCAGCCGGAACTGGAACGGGGGGAATGGGAGCGGgaggaactggaactggaccTGGActtggacctggacctggacagGGGCCACAGGAAGATGCAACAGCGGCCGCTGTTTTGGCCGCCAACATAGCCGAATCGTTCACATTTCTGCAACAGCATGCGGCGCATCATTTTCGCGACATTTTGTATGCGGCCCACATGCTGGGAAGAG GCTACTATCAGCCGGCTGGACCGCTGATCTCGCCCCATGTGATTgccggcggaccaccgccaccaccgtcgcagcaacagcaacagcagcagcagcagcagcatcatctgCTTCAGCAGCAGTCGCTTAAGAAGCTGCAGGAAGAGGAGTCGGGCTCCGGCTCACCCACTCAGCTGCAGCAAttgcagttgcagcagcagcaggcagccgaGGCAGCTGAGcaagcagcagcggcagcagcagcagcggcggcggcagcagcagcagcggcatccCAGTCGCAGCATCAGCCGCACCAGCCACAGCCGCAACATCTCCTGCAAcaccagcatcagcagcagcagcagcaaccaccgCAACCTCAGCCGTATCCGGCCAGTGCCGTGGCAGCCGCTGCCGCAGCGGCTGCCGGCCATCCGGGCGTGCCGTATTCCCGCTCAATGCACGCGGCTCAGATGCACTATACGACGGCCTATCCGCCAAACTACTATTCGCCGTATCCGGGCGAGGTCATGTGCTACTCGCCGCCCGCCTATCAGCCCTACTTTACCAGCAAGGTCTACCAAACGGGTCCGCCGCCGCCGGGCCACCATCCCGGGGTTCATcagccgccaccgccgccaggCGCCTATCGACGCTATCCGTACTACCAGCACGCAGGGCCACCGCATCCGCCAACACACCCGGAGCTgtacgagcagcagcagccgccgccaccgccgcaaGCAGCCTCCCAAGCGACCAgtccgcagcagcagcagcagcaacaacaacagcagcagcagggcacatCTGTGGGAGGAGTGGGAGTGGGTCCGGCAGGGAGTCAACTGGTGCCTGCGcatcaccaccaccagcagcagcagcagcatcagcagcagcaacatcagcagcaacaacaacagttgcaacagcaacagttgcagcagcaacagttgcaacagcagcaggctCACCAGCCGCCACACCTGGAGCACTATCCGGGGCCCCCGAGCTATTACGCCGGCTACAGTCCGGGAGGAGCAGGGAGTGCCGCCGGACAGTGCTATACACGCGGCCTCCAGGGACCGTATATGG AGTATCCGCCGCAGTGTCCGTGTCCAATGCAACAATCGTGTCCAAAAAACGTCCATACTGGGCCTCATATTGGtagcaacatcagcagcaacaacatcagccaacagaacaacagcaacagcagcagcagcaacaacaacatcagcagcagcagcagcaacagcaagacagccagcagcagcagctgcagcactATGTTGCAGGGTTCTatgaacagcagcagcagcagcagcccgagCCCCGCtgccacaacagcagcagcgacagcaacaTCGTTGAATACCAGTAGAGGCCCAGTGAAAAATGCCACCAAAAACAACAtgaacaacagcagcaacaacagcagtagcagtagcagcGAAAGCTACgcctgcaacagcaacagcaacagcaacactgAGGCATTAGCAACAAACACGcgtgcaacagcagcaacaaacaCGGAGGAGACCAACACAGCGGAGATGCGTGCCACAGCAGCCACCAATACGGAGGAGATGCGTGCCACAGCAGCAACCAACACGGAGGAGATGCGTGCAACAGCAGAGAGCACACGTGCCACAGCCGCAACAAACACAGAAACGCAGACGGCAACAGCCGTGGCCGTTGCCACAGCGACGACCAACAATATGGGAACGCAATGCCAGATGCTGGTCAAGACGGAGCTGAAGAGCGACCCCTCGCATCCCCAGGTGGCGCAGAAGATGCAGTACGAGGCGCATGTGATGCCACCGCCCACGCCGCCCGAAAGCTACTGTGCCAGCGATGACAAGTTGCTGGAGGATCAGGACCAGGAGACGGAAATGGAGCTGGTTCTGGGTATGggaatgggcatgggcatgggaatgggaatggaccTGGGGCTGACCCTGGAGAAAGGTCACAGTCACAGGGAACAGCACATTGAGGCGTATGATCTGACCTCAAGCACACCACCGCCGCCATCGCTTCAATCAGCAGGAAcaggagaagcaggagcagcagcagccgcagtgCCAGCCGGAGGTGcaaaagcaggagcaggagttGGTGGAGTGCAGCGAAAGGCGAGGATTGGCAAGAGCATGGCCAGAGAGATGGTGTTtgcagcacagcagcagcagaagcagcagcagcaaccgaagcagcaggagcaccagcaacagaagcaacagcaggagcaggaggagaagAAACAGCAGCTGGATTTAGAGCAGGAGAAGCATTCAGGAGCGGGAGCGGGGgcgggagcaggagcagaaccaGAGTTGCCTTTTGTACTTAAAGCTGAAATCAAAGCAGAGACCAAAATCAAAATCGAGCAGGATGACGGACGTCTGGCTAACAGCACACCACATATCAGCCAATTGCCGGATCTGAAGCCCACAATCAAAACGGAGCCAGAAGCGGAATCCGAACCCGAACCGGAACCCGAAACACAACCAGAATTAAAAGTACCAGAAGAAGCAGAGGCCCCAGCACCCAGCAAGCAGCGCATCAATCTGCTTGCCTCGTCCTCAGGCAAACCCCCGAAGACGCACCACAGCTACAAGAGCCTGATCAAGCAGGCCGAACCGCGCAATTATTTGTGTCCGGGCCGGACGTTTGTGCGGCGGCTCGGCCGAGCACCAGCCAAGTATGCCAAGAGGCGTCAATTGCTGCTCGCCcagcgccagcagcagaggaTCCGGGCCCAGAAGCGCGAGAAGTTGAAGCAGCAACGCCaagagcggcagcagcagagcgAGGCAgaagcagctgcaacagcagaagcagcagaagatgcagcaggggaagcagcagcagcagcagctgcaggctTCTCTGGCCAAGAGGAACTCAAAAATCTAACCAGTGGCAGTGTCTCATCGCCCAAACGGGCACGTCCACGGAAGCAGGAGATTGCCGCCCTCCATCTGCTGGAGGGCCTGGACACGTCGCACAGTCGGGGGTATTTCAGTGATCCCGAGCTGAACAGCTGTCGCAGTCAGGTGCAGGTCCAGGGGAAAGTGGGGAGTGGCGGTATCTATGCCGCGCCCTCACCTTTGTTGACCGCCCATGCGGCACCCCAGCCGGCGGCTGAGAAGCGCTCCAAGTCGGAAACCAAGAAGCCGCTGCCGTCATCCACAGAGCAGCCCCCGGCAAAGAAGTCGAGAAAACAGGGCAACAGCAAGGCAAAAGCGAAGGGCAAAAAGGTGACAGCAGCGTCAGCGGAAGAAGGAGGAGCTGAAGCAGGAGCAGCCTCAGCGGAGGAGAgtgcaacagcagccacaACCTCAACAGCAGCCGCGGGAGCATCGTCTACGTCAGCGTCAGCGTCTCCTCCATCGACAGAGACAAATAACAATGAGTACCAGACAGCGGATTTGCAGGCTCAAaagctggagcagcagcagcaacattcCGAGGAGCAACACAAGTTCCTGGtgccgacagcagcagcagcagcagcagcagcagcagcagccactgtTGCCTCCTCAGTAATGCCCACAGCTACGCCCGCGACTACATCTGTATCTACGTCACGCCAAAGCCAACACACGACGCACACGAAGCGCGCGCGATCCCGCTGCAAATTTGGCAACCGCAAGCGCCAGAAGCATCGACCGGGGGGAGTTAGCTACGAGCTGGACGAGACACAGCCCCCAGCGACGAAGGCGAATGTGGTGCCCAAGTGGAACAACGGCTGGATGTGGGCGGGCAAGGCCTTCCAGGGAGCAGTTTTTCTTAAT AGCGATGATCCGTTGGTTTTGCGCACCTGCTATCCGGCAATGCGGCATGTGGAGGGCGATATCATAAGGACCCGGGACTGTGTCCTGCTCAAGGCTAACGAGGACAATGAGCTGCCGTATGTGGCCAAGGTGGCGCATCTCTGGCAGAATCCTGAAGATG GGGAGATGATGATGTCGCTACTGTGGTACTATCGGCCAGAGCATACGGATCAGGGCCGGCAGCGCAACGATTGCCCGGACGAGGTGTATGCCTCACGGCATCGGGATCACAACTCGGTGGCCTGCATTGAGGACAAGTGCTATGTGCTAACCTTCAGCGAGTACTGCAG ATATCGTCGCCGCCTGCGTGCCGCCGAGGAGGATGTGGAGGATGTCAGCATTGTGCCGCGTCGGCCGTGCAGTACTATCGCCAATGGCAACGCCACTGCCAGCGCAACCAGCACCGCCATCGTCAATTGTTATCCAGTGCGTACAGTGCCGGAGCACACGAATCCGGAGCTTGTCATGTTCTGTCGCCGTGCCTACGAGTTTCGGACACGCCGCCTGCTTAAGCTGCCCCAAAAGAGTGCGCTCGCCGCGTTTAGCCACAGCTAG